A stretch of DNA from Streptomyces rubradiris:
GAGCTGGACGCGTTCGCGGGGGAGTGGGACGGCTGGCGCGAGGAACCGTGACCCCGAGCCGCCCTCAGGGTCCGCTCCGGGACCGGTCAGGGGCGCGGAGCCGGTTGGCTGTCAGTGCCGCGTGGGATGCTGTAAGCGATGGCCAGGAAGACTGCGAATGACGACCCTCTCGCCCCGGTGACCGTTGCCGTGGGCCAGGAGGACCTCCTGCTCGACCGTGCCGTGCGGGAGGTGGTGGCCGCCGCCAAGGCCGCCGACGCCGACACGGACGTACGTGACCTGACCCCGGAGCAGCTGCAGCCCGGCACACTCGCCGAGCTGACCAGCCCGTCGCTCTTCGCGGAGCGCAAGGTCGTGGTCGTACGCAACGCGCAGGACCTGTCCGCCGACACGGTCAAGGACGTGAAGGCGTATCTCGGTTCGCCCGCCGAGGAGATCACCCTGGTGCTGCTGCACGCCGGCGGCGCCAAGGGAAAGGGGTTGCTGGACGCGGCGCGCAAGGCGGGCGCGCGGGAGGTGGCCTGCCCGAAGATGACCAAGCCGGCGGACCGGCTGGCCTTCGTGCGGGGCGAGTTCCGCTCTCTCGGGCGGTCGGCCACCCCCGAGGCCTGCCAGGCGCTCTGCGACGCCATCGGGAGCGATCTGCGGGAGCTGGCCTCGGCGGTCTCGCAGTTGGTCGCCGACGTGGAAGGGACGATCGACGAGGCGATCGTCGGGCGGTACTACACGGGGCGCGCCGAGGCATCCAGCTTCACGGTCGCCGACCGGGCCGTGGAGGGGCGTACGGCGGAGGCGCTGGAGGCGCTGAGATGGTCGCTGGCGACAGGGGTGGCGCCGGTGATGATCACCAGCGCGCTGGCGCAGGGCGTGCGGGCGATCGGCAAGCTGTCCTCGGCCCGGGGCGGCCGGCCGGCCGATCTGGCGCGGGAGCTGGGCATGCCGCCGTGGAAGATCGACCGGGTGCGCCAGCAGATGCGGGGCTGGACGCCGGACGGGGTCGCGGTCGCACTCAGAGCGGTCGCGGAGGCGGACGCGGGCGTGAAGGGCGGCGGTGACGATCCCGAGTACGCCCTGGAGAAGGCGGTCGTGGTGATCGCCCGAGCCGCCCGCTCCAGAGGCCGGGCCTGACCGGTCGCCCCAGGGACACG
This window harbors:
- the holA gene encoding DNA polymerase III subunit delta, encoding MARKTANDDPLAPVTVAVGQEDLLLDRAVREVVAAAKAADADTDVRDLTPEQLQPGTLAELTSPSLFAERKVVVVRNAQDLSADTVKDVKAYLGSPAEEITLVLLHAGGAKGKGLLDAARKAGAREVACPKMTKPADRLAFVRGEFRSLGRSATPEACQALCDAIGSDLRELASAVSQLVADVEGTIDEAIVGRYYTGRAEASSFTVADRAVEGRTAEALEALRWSLATGVAPVMITSALAQGVRAIGKLSSARGGRPADLARELGMPPWKIDRVRQQMRGWTPDGVAVALRAVAEADAGVKGGGDDPEYALEKAVVVIARAARSRGRA